One genomic window of Candidatus Kuenenia stuttgartiensis includes the following:
- a CDS encoding type II toxin-antitoxin system PemK/MazF family toxin, whose protein sequence is MTVYNRGDVVLVPFPFSNQTIIKKRPAVIISSDVYNNTSSDIVIMAITGKTGNLTIGECLIEDWQSAGLLKPSSIKPAISTIEQSLVLKKLGKLSPKDLILMENVLKEFLDLI, encoded by the coding sequence ATGACAGTCTATAATAGAGGAGATGTCGTTCTTGTCCCTTTTCCATTCAGCAACCAAACTATCATAAAGAAACGTCCGGCGGTAATTATTAGTTCTGATGTTTATAACAATACATCCTCTGACATTGTTATTATGGCAATTACGGGAAAAACAGGCAATCTTACCATAGGAGAATGTTTAATAGAAGATTGGCAGAGTGCTGGTTTGTTAAAGCCTTCTTCTATCAAACCAGCCATATCAACTATTGAACAAAGCTTAGTTTTAAAGAAACTTGGCAAACTTTCGCCTAAAGACCTCATTTTAATGGAAAATGTACTAAAAGAATTTTTAGATTTGATATAA
- a CDS encoding phospholipase D-like domain-containing protein → MCNKKDNRFNLHEILDSSSYDHALIATYTFDPEFFEEYCLEKLKSLSGNGNISVLVDRGEYEKVIKGTDSSMPQKANLRYLLHPVYVLGAFHSKIFLFVNQDHGLLVIGSANFTRPGLASNAELVSCYEYEVEEKEQFKYLFMSAFHYFRQISNYSLSQTLESNIRVVEREIAWLTEGYNNEINESNPVLLHNIDTPLWEQLKAKIEQPVDSISVLSRYFDPTPTLLDRVDRDFKPKKIKIFTQNGITTLTSQWLKHPLVRKSKVEIYLCTYKDEEHSQPLHAKAIAIEKDKNIVFAFGSANFTTPAMLRTMNDGNAEVILCFHGLSKSSISPERFFDPDNTAILLNHEKQLNFTQEEDKKSPSNRYDILLKEALLEGERLCLIADISEKFRQYPLIAEISSPNKPTQQVKLQQLDEGYYDADLSDEMLKNFGDQSSVVQIKALMNDELIALSNPLLLTQSTRYSNRWKCASRATNKGSNAKHRQVP, encoded by the coding sequence ATGTGTAATAAGAAAGACAATCGATTCAATTTGCATGAGATACTTGATAGTAGCTCCTATGATCATGCGCTCATAGCTACGTATACTTTTGACCCAGAGTTCTTTGAGGAGTACTGTCTTGAAAAACTTAAAAGTCTAAGTGGAAATGGTAATATTTCTGTTCTCGTAGATAGGGGTGAATACGAAAAAGTCATAAAAGGAACAGACTCATCAATGCCACAAAAGGCAAATCTTCGTTATCTCTTACATCCAGTTTACGTTCTAGGTGCATTTCATTCAAAAATATTTCTTTTTGTAAATCAAGACCATGGCTTGCTTGTAATCGGAAGTGCAAATTTTACCCGTCCAGGCCTTGCATCAAATGCAGAGTTGGTGTCATGCTACGAATATGAAGTTGAGGAAAAGGAACAATTTAAGTATTTGTTTATGTCTGCATTTCACTATTTCAGACAAATAAGTAACTATTCTCTAAGTCAAACACTCGAATCCAATATTCGGGTAGTAGAACGGGAAATTGCCTGGTTAACTGAAGGGTATAACAATGAAATAAACGAATCAAATCCAGTACTACTACATAACATTGATACCCCACTATGGGAACAGCTAAAGGCGAAAATTGAACAACCCGTTGATTCTATTTCTGTGCTTTCCAGATATTTCGACCCAACACCTACCCTTCTTGATAGAGTGGATCGAGATTTTAAACCGAAAAAAATTAAAATCTTTACTCAAAACGGAATCACCACATTGACCTCACAATGGTTGAAACATCCGCTAGTGAGGAAGAGTAAAGTTGAGATATATCTATGTACATATAAAGATGAAGAACATAGCCAACCCCTTCATGCAAAAGCTATTGCTATCGAGAAAGATAAAAATATCGTATTTGCTTTTGGTAGTGCCAATTTTACTACACCAGCGATGTTGCGTACCATGAACGATGGTAATGCTGAGGTAATCTTGTGTTTCCATGGCTTAAGTAAATCGAGTATAAGCCCAGAAAGGTTTTTTGATCCAGACAATACTGCCATTCTGCTTAATCATGAAAAACAATTGAATTTTACGCAGGAGGAGGACAAAAAATCTCCATCCAATAGATATGATATATTACTTAAAGAAGCCTTGCTTGAGGGTGAACGGTTGTGCCTGATCGCTGATATTTCTGAAAAATTTAGACAATACCCTCTCATTGCTGAAATCAGTTCTCCAAACAAACCTACGCAACAAGTTAAGTTGCAGCAGTTAGATGAAGGATACTACGACGCAGACCTTTCAGATGAAATGCTGAAGAATTTTGGTGATCAATCATCCGTTGTTCAAATAAAAGCTTTGATGAACGATGAATTGATTGCACTAAGCAATCCTCTTCTATTAACCCAATCTACAAGATATTCAAACCGGTGGAAGTGTGCGTCGCGAGCGACAAATAAAGGAAGCAATGCAAAGCACAGACAAGTTCCATGA
- a CDS encoding DUF2779 domain-containing protein, translating to MNKSPFISKTKYIAGIQCHKLLWHYYNAKEEFQEVDAGTQSLFDQGHLVGEYAKKRYPTGIEVSEDIIAFEKVIEQSKQLISKRLPLFEAAFRYKNAYARADILNPAGRKAWEIIEVKSSTQVKDIHLYDLSLQWYTYKGTGLEIKRCYLLHINNEYVRKGEIDPGKLFALEDITSDVKILLPEVEGRLEKMIKVIAAKKYPKIEIGLHCNDPYECPLQEKCFDYLPRHNPLTLYYFKGEKAFSLINDGVTDILKFDDSITLSAKQKIQIQSLRSKREYVNKEGIQSFLNKLAYPLYYLDFETIGTAIPLFDHVKPYQQIPFQFSLHIQASPKSKLEHIGYLAEGKDDPRPELLKLLKKHLGMKGSIVTYNASFEKDKLNKACEAFPAYREWNRKIQARIVDLLDPFKAFYYYNYKQEGSASIKSVLPVLTGKGYDGMEIADGGTASNEYLRVTYGEGVTEKERKTVRKYLEEYCELDTMAMVKIVEKLIKISNGKVDYS from the coding sequence ATGAATAAATCACCCTTCATCTCCAAAACAAAATACATCGCCGGTATTCAGTGCCATAAACTCCTCTGGCATTACTACAACGCAAAGGAAGAGTTCCAGGAAGTAGATGCCGGCACGCAATCGCTATTCGACCAAGGACATTTAGTCGGTGAATACGCAAAAAAACGCTATCCAACCGGAATAGAAGTGTCTGAAGATATCATCGCTTTTGAAAAGGTCATTGAGCAATCTAAACAGTTAATCTCAAAACGCCTACCGCTTTTTGAAGCCGCATTTCGTTATAAAAACGCTTACGCCCGCGCAGATATTCTAAATCCGGCAGGAAGAAAAGCCTGGGAAATTATAGAAGTGAAAAGTTCAACCCAGGTGAAAGATATTCATCTTTACGACCTTTCTTTGCAGTGGTATACATATAAAGGAACCGGACTTGAGATCAAACGATGTTATCTTCTGCATATTAATAATGAATATGTCCGCAAAGGAGAAATCGATCCGGGAAAGTTATTTGCCCTTGAAGATATTACATCGGATGTGAAAATATTACTTCCAGAAGTTGAAGGACGATTGGAAAAAATGATCAAAGTAATTGCAGCAAAAAAATATCCCAAAATTGAAATCGGTTTACATTGTAACGACCCTTACGAATGTCCGCTGCAAGAAAAATGCTTTGATTATTTGCCAAGACACAATCCGCTGACGTTATATTACTTCAAAGGAGAGAAAGCCTTTTCATTGATAAATGATGGCGTCACCGATATTCTAAAGTTCGATGATTCCATCACACTATCCGCTAAACAAAAGATACAGATACAGAGTCTTCGGTCAAAAAGAGAGTATGTAAATAAAGAGGGAATACAGTCATTCTTAAATAAACTTGCTTATCCTTTATATTATCTTGATTTTGAGACTATCGGAACTGCAATCCCGCTGTTTGACCATGTAAAACCGTATCAACAGATTCCATTTCAGTTCTCGCTTCATATTCAAGCATCACCAAAGAGTAAACTTGAGCACATCGGTTATTTAGCAGAAGGCAAAGACGACCCCCGTCCGGAATTATTAAAGCTATTGAAAAAACACCTTGGCATGAAAGGATCGATTGTTACATACAACGCATCCTTTGAAAAAGACAAACTCAACAAAGCGTGCGAAGCATTTCCGGCTTACCGGGAGTGGAATCGGAAGATACAAGCCCGAATAGTTGATCTGTTGGATCCTTTCAAAGCCTTCTACTACTATAACTACAAACAAGAGGGAAGCGCATCGATCAAATCTGTCTTACCTGTACTAACGGGAAAAGGATATGATGGGATGGAGATCGCCGATGGTGGAACGGCGAGCAATGAATATCTGCGAGTGACGTATGGAGAAGGTGTTACCGAAAAAGAGCGAAAGACAGTTCGGAAATATCTTGAAGAGTATTGTGAGTTGGATACGATGGCGATGGTGAAAATTGTTGAAAAGTTGATAAAGATTTCCAATGGCAAAGTAGATTATTCGTAA
- a CDS encoding HEAT repeat domain-containing protein produces MKLLMQRLQHNESEVVRQALEEIGRSGKGNREAIKMLQDFLKGERRMPLRVLAVQTIAKIKESPQSSAKEFKKPNVFQCPGAEKIKRVEILEVTCPYCHQKGTASVAGFEYEFECESCGGMIQRDIPESCIEKCPVGSECVGEGRYQKYLQGRKKAT; encoded by the coding sequence ATGAAATTGCTTATGCAAAGATTGCAGCATAATGAAAGCGAAGTGGTGCGTCAAGCCCTTGAAGAAATTGGCAGATCCGGAAAGGGGAATCGCGAGGCCATAAAAATGCTTCAGGATTTTTTAAAGGGAGAGCGGCGAATGCCTCTCCGCGTTTTGGCGGTTCAAACTATTGCAAAAATAAAGGAGTCCCCTCAATCTTCCGCAAAAGAATTCAAGAAACCGAACGTCTTTCAGTGTCCGGGGGCGGAGAAGATAAAAAGGGTGGAAATTTTGGAGGTAACGTGTCCCTACTGCCATCAGAAAGGTACGGCGTCGGTGGCCGGTTTTGAATATGAATTCGAATGCGAGAGCTGCGGGGGAATGATACAGCGTGATATCCCTGAAAGCTGTATTGAGAAATGTCCCGTGGGAAGCGAGTGTGTCGGTGAAGGGCGTTATCAAAAATATTTACAAGGCAGAAAGAAAGCTACTTGA
- the vapB gene encoding type II toxin-antitoxin system antitoxin VapB: protein MKTAKIFQNGQSQAVRLPKEFRFEGDHVFIKKSGNIVMLIPAKESWNSLVDSLDKFTDDFMGERKQLDTQTREPL from the coding sequence GTGAAAACTGCAAAAATTTTTCAAAACGGTCAAAGCCAGGCTGTTAGGCTGCCCAAGGAGTTTCGGTTTGAGGGTGACCACGTATTTATCAAAAAGTCGGGAAATATTGTGATGCTTATTCCAGCCAAAGAATCGTGGAATTCTTTGGTAGACAGCCTTGATAAATTTACCGATGACTTCATGGGTGAGAGAAAACAGTTAGATACCCAGACAAGGGAGCCACTTTAA
- the vapC gene encoding type II toxin-antitoxin system tRNA(fMet)-specific endonuclease VapC, translating into MKCMLDTNICIYLIKRKNPKILAYLKKHDIGEVGISSITLAELQYGVANSNYIQRNREALHEFILPLEIADFDEKVAEVYGNVRANLEKAGTPIGSMDMLIGAHAMSLGVTLVSNNTREFNRIKGLKVVDWTI; encoded by the coding sequence ATGAAATGTATGCTTGATACCAATATATGCATTTATCTCATCAAGCGGAAAAACCCTAAAATCCTTGCGTATCTCAAAAAACACGACATAGGGGAGGTTGGTATTTCATCTATTACCCTCGCGGAACTTCAATACGGGGTGGCAAACAGCAATTATATCCAGAGAAACAGAGAGGCTTTACATGAGTTTATCCTGCCTCTTGAAATTGCAGATTTCGATGAAAAGGTTGCTGAGGTGTACGGGAATGTGAGGGCGAACCTTGAAAAGGCAGGAACCCCTATTGGCTCAATGGATATGCTCATTGGCGCTCATGCCATGAGTCTCGGTGTAACCCTTGTATCTAATAATACCAGGGAATTTAATCGTATAAAAGGGCTTAAGGTTGTAGACTGGACCATTTGA
- a CDS encoding MBL fold metallo-hydrolase, with protein sequence MICNLIFRRFTVGSYPINGYLVADPETRVGVFIDPGGFSDEIEAFIRERQILLQYLFFTHGHWDHTEGMQEFSRRYPVKSYAGEGEVHSANNMLQGSEIIEVGSLQFKALSTPGHTLHGMSYYIPGGVFTGDALFCGSVGGTNSSKAAQCQTEHIRKHIFTLPDETLVFPAHGPMTTVGIEKYTNPFCRNTLVF encoded by the coding sequence ATGATTTGCAATCTGATATTCAGGCGTTTTACCGTGGGAAGTTACCCGATTAACGGGTATCTTGTTGCAGACCCTGAAACCAGGGTAGGGGTATTTATTGATCCCGGGGGTTTCAGCGATGAAATAGAGGCTTTTATCCGGGAACGGCAAATCCTCTTACAATATCTCTTTTTTACGCATGGACATTGGGACCATACCGAAGGCATGCAGGAGTTTTCCCGCCGTTATCCTGTTAAGAGTTATGCCGGAGAGGGAGAAGTACATTCTGCCAATAACATGCTGCAGGGCAGCGAAATAATTGAGGTTGGTTCGCTGCAATTCAAAGCATTATCCACGCCTGGCCATACTCTTCATGGAATGTCGTACTATATCCCCGGTGGTGTGTTTACAGGAGATGCGCTTTTTTGCGGTTCAGTTGGTGGTACGAATTCTTCAAAGGCCGCTCAATGCCAGACAGAACATATCCGCAAGCATATCTTCACCCTGCCTGACGAAACCCTTGTCTTTCCCGCCCACGGGCCAATGACTACGGTAGGTATAGAGAAATACACAAATCCATTTTGCCGTAACACTTTAGTTTTTTGA
- a CDS encoding pentapeptide repeat-containing protein has product MKTEKNQKKTIYIRDTLSDMALAGEDFSGKRLIESHIQSVRFEEGRFRYLRAQDSKFQNVSFDHALCEGGFYLDCKWEKVMIQDALFTSNHFSGCTIAKTTAKLSSFGFSTFHKCQLRGSSFSEVAFSGSFWHDCLFEREDYFFVRFPFSTFIDTRFVECRLQKAIFRAAIFIRCSFEKCTLDEAVFHKAHFVDTKWVDTDINQAANRDEVRYD; this is encoded by the coding sequence ATGAAAACAGAGAAAAATCAGAAAAAAACGATCTATATCCGTGATACCCTTTCAGATATGGCCCTCGCCGGAGAGGATTTTTCCGGCAAACGCCTGATTGAAAGCCATATTCAGTCTGTCAGGTTCGAAGAAGGGCGTTTCCGTTACCTCCGGGCACAGGACAGCAAATTCCAAAATGTTTCCTTCGACCATGCCCTTTGCGAAGGGGGATTTTATCTGGATTGTAAATGGGAAAAGGTGATGATACAGGATGCCCTTTTTACCTCAAACCATTTCTCCGGATGTACGATAGCAAAAACCACGGCAAAACTGAGTTCCTTCGGATTCTCCACATTTCACAAGTGCCAGCTCCGGGGTTCCTCTTTCAGCGAGGTCGCCTTCAGTGGTTCATTTTGGCATGATTGCCTGTTTGAGCGGGAGGATTACTTTTTCGTCCGCTTTCCCTTCTCAACCTTCATTGATACTCGGTTTGTGGAGTGCCGTCTGCAAAAGGCTATTTTTCGGGCAGCAATTTTTATCCGTTGCAGTTTTGAGAAATGCACGCTTGATGAAGCGGTGTTTCATAAGGCGCATTTTGTAGATACAAAGTGGGTTGATACCGATATAAATCAGGCGGCAAACCGGGATGAGGTGCGCTATGATTAA
- a CDS encoding HD-GYP domain-containing protein has protein sequence MDREVLAGLNTIKTHDNYTYEHSVDSAIVALLFAKRLRLDRNKLKQIAIGKLLHDIGNIFIDMEILNKREKLSEHENEQIKKHSVLGYELLKDLEHVGFVAAHIAYQHHEWQDGSGYPLGLKGSNTFDFYNVNEICYSDEAKIILPAEIAAIADFYDACVANRPFRPPIPHDIVYELIKNGAETHFNKELVRYFLDLLPKYPVGTEIKIKNGAYEGFTGFVFSLNRDSLNRPVIKILYDNNKKKINPVVIDLSSVGRNITIQCIF, from the coding sequence ATGGACAGGGAGGTTTTGGCTGGACTGAATACCATAAAAACGCATGACAACTATACCTATGAGCATTCCGTTGATTCTGCGATTGTGGCTTTACTCTTTGCAAAGAGATTGCGCCTGGACAGAAATAAATTAAAACAAATCGCTATCGGAAAACTTCTTCATGATATCGGAAACATTTTTATTGATATGGAAATACTCAATAAACGGGAAAAGTTGTCAGAACATGAAAATGAACAAATTAAAAAACATTCTGTTCTCGGGTATGAATTACTGAAGGATCTGGAACATGTGGGATTTGTTGCCGCACACATCGCCTATCAGCACCATGAGTGGCAGGATGGTTCCGGATATCCACTGGGGTTAAAGGGGAGCAATACCTTTGACTTCTATAATGTAAATGAGATATGCTACAGCGATGAGGCGAAAATAATACTGCCGGCAGAAATTGCGGCTATTGCGGATTTTTATGATGCTTGTGTTGCAAACAGGCCTTTTCGTCCCCCGATTCCTCATGATATCGTATATGAACTTATTAAAAACGGAGCAGAGACACATTTTAATAAAGAATTGGTGCGATATTTTCTGGATTTATTACCAAAATACCCGGTAGGAACAGAGATAAAGATTAAAAATGGCGCATACGAAGGGTTTACCGGGTTTGTATTTTCTTTAAACAGAGATTCACTTAACAGGCCTGTTATAAAAATTCTTTATGATAACAACAAAAAGAAAATAAACCCTGTGGTTATAGATCTAAGCTCAGTGGGCAGGAATATAACGATACAATGCATTTTCTAA
- a CDS encoding IS1634 family transposase — translation MAYLLIQILYNPINTDLTKYFINDSVVKEYWDYIMHLTYSDSKYKGKTYKSYSIAESYRDGKKVRKRILWPIGKLSDIQAEQIKLICKTVENTDQLQTQLKDVAVLESRAYLDIAVVNELWNQWQLDQAFDYDVTAGALPTNMIAKILTINRCTDPCSHYSIPHWAKKSALEDILKIDLSGLNDDKIYYELDKIHKNKISIENHLFNQTFWKRPESYKFINYDLTTSYFVGYNCDLSAFGKGKIECHGRRQVLLGVLINSEGYPFKWDVFPGNTAEVKTLKQNINACKTRFKLTDKNVTLVFDRGIISEDNANLIEEAKLKYISALDRNQIPSCGVSLKSLNGLSIEDKDASDIPIPQGFLNYDDELYYHDNGVIGNKRFITGFNPTLFIEDRNNRDEKITFFKDYLKEENKNLKNAQRDRQYDATKSRIVDELKRLKIHKYFEDPVLTSITVTHRLKNGQVKSVKSFKIEIKLLTDVIAADRLLDGVCVFITNHTEREDGGAFKAKPQSIVRAYRDKTKIEDVFKNVKSFLKIRPFFVNTEAHVKAVYTICILAYFINRYLSNQRKAIGEKDFLNSKELYAPFKDIDIATLEAKNTGETLKKAVKLPAVTQMLLEKLGMSNVVFGQ, via the coding sequence ATGGCCTATTTATTAATACAAATCCTTTATAACCCTATAAATACTGACTTGACAAAATATTTTATTAATGATAGTGTAGTCAAAGAATATTGGGACTACATTATGCACCTTACTTATAGCGATTCTAAATACAAAGGGAAAACCTATAAATCTTACTCTATTGCCGAATCCTACAGGGATGGCAAAAAGGTCAGAAAAAGAATACTTTGGCCCATCGGGAAACTTTCCGATATTCAAGCCGAGCAAATCAAACTGATATGTAAAACAGTTGAAAACACAGATCAATTGCAGACTCAGCTCAAAGACGTTGCAGTCCTGGAAAGCAGGGCATATCTCGATATAGCCGTTGTTAATGAGTTGTGGAACCAGTGGCAGCTTGATCAGGCTTTTGACTACGATGTCACTGCAGGCGCCCTTCCTACCAATATGATTGCAAAGATACTGACTATTAACAGGTGCACCGATCCGTGTTCTCATTATTCCATTCCTCATTGGGCGAAAAAGAGCGCGCTGGAGGACATTCTTAAAATTGATCTTTCAGGCCTAAATGACGATAAAATCTATTATGAATTAGATAAAATACACAAAAACAAAATATCTATAGAGAACCACCTTTTTAACCAAACCTTCTGGAAACGTCCGGAATCCTATAAATTTATCAACTACGACCTAACTACTTCCTACTTTGTGGGATATAACTGTGATCTATCGGCATTTGGCAAGGGCAAAATAGAGTGTCATGGCAGGCGGCAGGTCTTACTGGGTGTTCTTATCAACTCTGAGGGATATCCTTTCAAATGGGATGTATTCCCCGGGAACACCGCTGAGGTAAAAACCCTCAAACAGAATATCAATGCCTGTAAAACCAGATTCAAATTGACTGATAAAAACGTCACCCTTGTATTTGACAGAGGCATAATCTCTGAGGACAATGCCAATTTGATAGAAGAAGCCAAACTCAAATACATCTCGGCATTGGATAGAAATCAGATACCCTCTTGCGGTGTCAGTTTAAAGTCTCTTAATGGGTTATCCATAGAAGATAAGGACGCCTCCGATATACCTATCCCGCAAGGGTTTTTAAACTATGATGATGAATTATACTACCATGACAATGGCGTCATAGGAAACAAGCGTTTTATTACCGGTTTTAATCCCACTTTATTTATAGAAGACCGCAATAATAGAGACGAGAAAATAACCTTTTTTAAGGATTATCTCAAAGAAGAGAATAAAAACCTTAAAAATGCCCAAAGAGACCGGCAATATGACGCAACAAAGAGCCGCATTGTAGATGAGCTGAAAAGGTTAAAGATTCATAAATATTTCGAAGACCCTGTTCTGACGTCCATCACCGTTACCCATAGACTGAAAAACGGGCAGGTCAAATCCGTCAAAAGTTTCAAAATAGAAATCAAGCTGTTAACTGATGTTATAGCCGCAGATAGATTGTTGGATGGCGTATGTGTTTTTATCACTAACCATACAGAACGGGAAGATGGAGGTGCGTTTAAAGCAAAACCCCAATCTATAGTTAGAGCCTATCGGGACAAGACAAAAATAGAAGATGTCTTTAAAAATGTAAAATCGTTCTTAAAAATCAGGCCCTTCTTTGTCAATACCGAGGCACATGTTAAAGCCGTCTATACTATCTGCATCCTGGCATATTTTATAAACCGTTATCTATCAAACCAACGAAAGGCAATAGGAGAAAAAGATTTTTTAAACTCAAAGGAACTCTATGCGCCGTTCAAAGATATAGATATCGCCACTCTTGAGGCTAAAAATACCGGTGAAACCTTAAAGAAAGCCGTGAAACTTCCCGCCGTCACACAAATGCTATTGGAAAAACTTGGAATGTCCAATGTTGTTTTCGGCCAGTAA
- a CDS encoding glycosyl hydrolase, which translates to MSLSYTLFRDKLTLDHEDLSEWLQEVAENAPDKFDIANIHVRDDLDKLPDMVAEFIEMFSSIGFDGPVWVSEHGYTSDPNYQTDKNYKNGLISQAEYYASSINDILDNGVDKVFVTLRDNDELEAADVAEGLLAQVIDDQTTGEVTFIEKPSYIAVQELINADASATPTPTPTPSPAPGECDAKSITAASELSLARGESEEVTVTVKGDNDCFSEGVTVKAKIKKGKKFIKIPAKTAETDKNGEATFTITAGNKKGNAKVLFTSDGLKATLNVKVGKE; encoded by the coding sequence ATGTCTTTGTCTTACACCTTATTTCGTGATAAACTCACGCTAGACCATGAGGATCTCTCTGAATGGCTGCAGGAAGTGGCAGAAAATGCCCCGGATAAATTTGACATTGCCAACATTCACGTTCGTGATGATCTCGATAAATTGCCAGATATGGTTGCAGAGTTTATAGAGATGTTTTCATCGATAGGTTTCGACGGTCCGGTATGGGTATCGGAACATGGATACACATCTGACCCTAATTATCAAACGGATAAGAATTATAAAAACGGCCTCATATCGCAGGCGGAATACTATGCTTCCTCCATAAATGACATTCTGGACAATGGCGTTGATAAGGTATTTGTCACCTTGAGGGATAATGATGAATTAGAGGCGGCAGATGTTGCAGAAGGATTGCTCGCACAGGTCATAGATGACCAAACCACCGGCGAAGTAACTTTTATTGAAAAGCCATCATATATAGCAGTACAGGAACTTATAAATGCAGATGCAAGTGCAACCCCAACCCCAACTCCAACACCAAGTCCGGCGCCAGGTGAATGTGATGCGAAATCTATAACGGCGGCGTCTGAATTAAGCCTTGCAAGGGGGGAAAGTGAAGAAGTTACCGTGACGGTAAAGGGCGACAATGATTGCTTCTCTGAAGGCGTTACGGTGAAAGCAAAAATTAAAAAGGGGAAGAAGTTCATAAAAATACCGGCGAAAACGGCAGAAACCGATAAAAACGGGGAGGCAACATTCACCATCACTGCCGGAAATAAGAAAGGTAATGCAAAAGTACTATTCACCTCAGATGGGCTGAAGGCAACGCTCAATGTAAAGGTTGGCAAGGAGTAA